A region from the Paenarthrobacter aurescens genome encodes:
- a CDS encoding HD domain-containing protein — protein MTEPRFTVETAQVLAEVAHNRQKDKLKRPYREHVLAVGDALADFDEDIQIAGYLHDIAEDTPITRQALLEMGVSERAVDIIERVTRRFHDDPDDYDAGIRFVAEDHDATLVKIADNAHNSLPERVKALAEKWPDKPPVTRHADARPVLYTAVPREEVRMILERINPFLLRELDEIVPE, from the coding sequence ATGACCGAACCACGCTTTACCGTAGAGACTGCCCAGGTTTTGGCCGAGGTGGCTCACAACCGGCAAAAGGACAAGCTCAAACGGCCGTACCGGGAGCATGTCCTGGCCGTGGGCGATGCCCTGGCTGATTTTGATGAAGACATCCAGATCGCCGGTTACCTTCACGACATCGCCGAAGACACCCCCATCACCCGGCAAGCCCTGCTGGAAATGGGAGTGTCGGAGCGGGCGGTGGACATCATCGAGCGCGTCACCCGCCGCTTCCATGACGACCCGGATGATTACGACGCCGGCATCCGTTTTGTTGCGGAGGACCACGACGCCACGTTGGTGAAGATCGCGGACAACGCCCACAATTCCTTGCCGGAGAGAGTCAAGGCGCTCGCGGAAAAGTGGCCGGATAAGCCCCCTGTAACCCGACACGCCGATGCCCGTCCGGTGCTGTACACGGCCGTTCCGCGCGAGGAGGTCCGGATGATCCTGGAGCGGATCAACCCTTTCCTGCTCCGAGAGCTTGACGAAATCGTCCCCGAGTAG
- a CDS encoding L-fuconate dehydratase, whose product MSIITAMETFDIRFPTSLELDGSDAMNPDPDYSAAYLIIRTDAEDGHEGHGFVFTIGRGNEVETAAIEALRGHILGADAEALLADMGATWKLLAHDSQLRWLGPEKGVMHMAIGAVVNALWDLKAKRAGLPLWELLSAMTPEELVSLVDFRYLTDALTPQEALEILRAAEPGREARKAALRAEGYPAYTTTPGWLGYSDQKLTRLAKEAVADGFTQIKLKVGASLEDDIRRVKAARAAVGPDIRIAVDANQRWDVQEAIDWMAHLAPYDIAWIEEPTSPDDILGHAAIARGVAPIPVATGEHVQNRVVFKQMLQAGSLQVLQIDAARVAGVNENIAILLLAAKFGVRVCPHAGGVGLCEAVQHLSMLDFIAISGTKENRTIEFVDHLHQHFITPVDVHSGAYWPPSNPGAGNEMLRETLAAYSFPNGPVWKESR is encoded by the coding sequence ATGAGCATCATCACCGCAATGGAAACCTTTGACATCCGTTTTCCCACGTCCCTGGAACTGGACGGTTCTGACGCCATGAATCCGGACCCGGACTATTCAGCGGCCTACCTGATCATCCGCACGGACGCCGAAGACGGACATGAGGGCCATGGCTTTGTGTTCACCATCGGGCGCGGCAACGAGGTGGAAACGGCGGCGATCGAGGCACTCCGCGGGCACATCCTTGGCGCTGACGCTGAGGCGCTGCTGGCAGACATGGGCGCCACCTGGAAGCTGCTGGCACATGATTCGCAGCTCAGGTGGCTTGGGCCGGAGAAAGGCGTCATGCACATGGCAATCGGTGCCGTGGTCAATGCGCTGTGGGACCTGAAAGCAAAACGTGCAGGCCTGCCCCTCTGGGAGTTGCTCAGCGCAATGACGCCCGAAGAGCTCGTATCACTGGTGGACTTCCGCTACCTCACGGATGCCCTCACCCCGCAGGAAGCGCTGGAGATCCTCCGCGCCGCCGAGCCCGGCAGGGAAGCGCGGAAGGCGGCACTCCGCGCCGAAGGTTACCCCGCGTACACCACGACGCCGGGATGGCTGGGATACAGCGACCAGAAGCTGACGCGTCTGGCCAAGGAAGCCGTGGCTGACGGATTTACCCAGATCAAGTTGAAGGTCGGCGCGTCCTTGGAGGACGACATCCGCCGCGTCAAGGCTGCCCGTGCCGCCGTGGGGCCGGACATCAGGATCGCCGTTGACGCCAATCAGCGCTGGGACGTTCAGGAAGCAATCGACTGGATGGCCCACCTTGCTCCCTATGACATTGCCTGGATCGAGGAACCAACCAGCCCGGATGACATCCTCGGCCACGCCGCCATAGCCCGCGGGGTAGCGCCAATCCCCGTAGCCACCGGTGAGCACGTCCAGAACCGGGTGGTGTTCAAACAGATGCTGCAGGCCGGCTCACTGCAGGTCCTCCAGATTGACGCGGCCCGCGTGGCAGGGGTGAACGAGAACATCGCGATCCTCCTGCTTGCCGCCAAGTTCGGTGTGCGGGTTTGCCCGCACGCCGGCGGGGTGGGACTGTGCGAAGCCGTGCAGCACCTGTCCATGCTGGACTTCATCGCCATCTCCGGAACCAAGGAGAACAGGACCATCGAATTCGTGGACCACCTCCACCAACACTTCATCACGCCCGTGGACGTCCACAGCGGCGCGTACTGGCCGCCGTCGAATCCTGGCGCCGGAAACGAAATGCTCCGTGAAACACTGGCCGCATACAGCTTCCCCAACGGCCCCGTCTGGAAGGAATCGCGTTGA
- a CDS encoding SDR family NAD(P)-dependent oxidoreductase, whose translation MATSVGNEFQGLTALVTGGASGIGAAIADRLAAAGAQVAVLDLSPDASPHFGVQCNVADDASVRAAVEHVIQQFGGLDIVINNAGIGAQGDISANNDDEWLRVLNVNVVGIARVSRAALPYLRQSQAAAIVNTCSIAATAGLPQRALYSASKGAVFSLTLAMAADHVREGIRVNCVNPGTVDTPWVGRLLDSAADPAGERAALNARQPHGRMVDPAEVAGAVAYLASPLSGSTTGTSLAVDGGMQGLRLRPVQ comes from the coding sequence ATGGCAACCTCTGTGGGCAACGAGTTCCAGGGCCTGACAGCACTCGTTACCGGAGGCGCCTCCGGAATCGGGGCCGCCATCGCGGACCGCCTCGCCGCGGCCGGCGCCCAGGTTGCGGTCCTGGACCTTTCGCCGGACGCCAGCCCGCACTTCGGAGTCCAGTGCAACGTGGCCGATGACGCATCGGTGCGTGCCGCCGTCGAGCACGTAATTCAGCAGTTCGGTGGCCTGGACATCGTGATCAACAACGCCGGGATCGGTGCGCAAGGCGATATATCCGCCAATAACGACGACGAATGGCTGCGTGTCCTCAACGTCAATGTGGTGGGCATCGCGCGCGTCAGCAGGGCGGCCCTGCCGTATCTGCGCCAGTCCCAGGCGGCCGCGATTGTGAACACCTGTTCCATCGCGGCCACCGCCGGGCTTCCGCAGCGTGCCCTGTACTCGGCGTCCAAAGGTGCGGTGTTCTCGCTGACCCTTGCCATGGCGGCGGACCACGTCCGTGAAGGCATCCGTGTGAACTGCGTAAACCCCGGCACGGTGGACACCCCCTGGGTTGGCCGTTTGCTCGATTCAGCGGCTGACCCCGCCGGCGAGCGCGCAGCCCTCAACGCCCGGCAACCGCACGGCCGCATGGTTGACCCCGCAGAGGTGGCCGGTGCGGTTGCCTACCTGGCCAGCCCGCTGTCCGGTTCCACCACGGGAACCTCATTGGCGGTGGACGGCGGCATGCAGGGGCTGCGGCTTCGTCCCGTTCAGTAG
- a CDS encoding aldo/keto reductase, producing MGAGMTSLDLGNYGKLGFGGAGIGNLYRAIPDGEALATVLAAWDAGIRYFDTAPHYGLGLSEQRLGAVLRDEPRDQFVISTKVGRLLEPSPNGGQDPEGFDVPATTRRVWDFSEKGIRRSIEDSLERLGLDHVDIAYLHDPDVHDLQAGISQGLPALEKLRSEGVVKAIGVGINSAEAALECVEAAELDLVMLAGRYTLLEQPDVPLLERCVERSTGVVSVGAYNSGLLARADVPDDAHYNYDQAPPEVLERARTLAAVCREYGVELPTAALQFPLRHPAVVNVTAGATSPEQVATNAARMDAPVPEELWEALEGVGR from the coding sequence ATGGGAGCTGGCATGACCTCACTTGACCTCGGCAATTACGGCAAACTCGGCTTCGGGGGAGCCGGCATCGGCAACCTTTACCGGGCCATCCCCGACGGCGAAGCACTCGCCACGGTCCTCGCTGCCTGGGACGCCGGCATCCGATACTTCGATACCGCACCGCACTACGGCCTGGGCCTGTCCGAGCAGAGGCTGGGCGCGGTACTCCGTGACGAACCGCGGGACCAGTTCGTCATCTCCACCAAAGTGGGCAGGCTGCTGGAACCCAGCCCCAACGGCGGCCAGGACCCGGAGGGCTTCGATGTTCCTGCCACCACGCGGCGGGTGTGGGACTTCTCCGAAAAGGGCATCCGGCGCAGCATCGAGGACTCACTGGAACGGCTCGGCCTGGACCATGTGGACATCGCGTATCTCCACGATCCCGATGTCCACGATCTTCAGGCCGGAATCTCCCAAGGCCTTCCAGCATTGGAAAAGCTGCGCTCCGAAGGTGTTGTCAAAGCTATCGGTGTGGGCATCAACTCCGCCGAGGCAGCGCTGGAATGCGTGGAAGCCGCGGAGCTGGACCTGGTGATGCTCGCCGGACGGTACACGCTGCTTGAGCAGCCCGACGTCCCGCTGCTGGAACGCTGTGTGGAGCGCAGCACCGGCGTCGTAAGTGTTGGCGCTTACAACTCCGGGCTCCTGGCCCGGGCCGACGTTCCGGACGATGCGCACTACAACTACGATCAGGCCCCGCCGGAGGTGCTGGAGCGTGCGCGGACGCTGGCGGCCGTCTGCCGTGAGTATGGCGTGGAACTTCCGACGGCGGCACTTCAGTTCCCGCTGCGGCATCCGGCTGTGGTGAATGTGACAGCCGGGGCCACTTCTCCTGAACAGGTGGCCACGAACGCGGCACGGATGGACGCGCCCGTGCCCGAGGAGCTATGGGAGGCTTTGGAGGGAGTCGGGCGGTGA
- a CDS encoding fumarylacetoacetate hydrolase family protein, translating into MTLKFARLGTAGNEQPAVIAHDAHGAEKYFSLAALTHDIDGGFLASDGIERTREALGKGELPEISPEGLRIGAPVARPGAVVAIGLNYTAHAAESGATPPEVPVVFLKPTNTIAGPFDAAPIPPSSEKYDWEVELAIVIGKEASYLSSVSDAQDCIAGYAVANDLSERDYQIPGAAGQWTKGKSLPGSTPLGPWLVPAGDIDPGDLRLQTLVNGEARQDSTTADMIFDPATIVHHLSQYMVLEPGDVIVTGTPEGVALSGRFPFIQPGDVVELEIEGLGRQRQEYFRAQASSGNRSGSGNRSGSRNQSGASAPVSINA; encoded by the coding sequence ATGACCTTGAAATTCGCCAGGCTGGGTACGGCCGGAAACGAACAACCGGCCGTCATCGCCCACGACGCCCACGGCGCTGAGAAGTACTTCAGCCTCGCGGCCCTGACCCATGACATCGACGGCGGTTTCCTCGCCTCGGACGGCATCGAACGCACCCGTGAAGCCCTTGGCAAAGGGGAACTTCCCGAAATTTCCCCGGAAGGCCTTCGCATCGGCGCACCCGTTGCCCGCCCGGGCGCTGTGGTAGCCATCGGCCTGAACTACACCGCACACGCAGCCGAATCCGGAGCGACCCCTCCTGAGGTCCCCGTGGTTTTCCTCAAGCCCACCAACACCATCGCAGGCCCTTTTGACGCTGCGCCCATCCCGCCGTCGTCGGAAAAGTACGACTGGGAAGTGGAACTGGCCATTGTGATCGGCAAGGAAGCGTCATACCTTTCCTCCGTCTCCGACGCCCAAGACTGCATCGCGGGCTACGCCGTGGCCAACGACCTCTCCGAGCGTGACTACCAGATTCCCGGCGCTGCAGGTCAGTGGACCAAGGGCAAATCCCTCCCCGGTTCCACTCCCCTTGGCCCGTGGCTGGTTCCGGCGGGGGACATCGATCCAGGAGACCTCCGCCTCCAGACCCTGGTCAACGGTGAAGCCCGCCAGGATTCCACCACTGCGGACATGATCTTTGATCCCGCCACAATCGTCCACCACCTCAGCCAATACATGGTGCTGGAACCGGGCGATGTGATCGTCACCGGAACCCCTGAGGGCGTGGCGTTGTCCGGCCGTTTCCCCTTCATCCAGCCCGGCGACGTGGTGGAACTGGAAATTGAAGGGCTCGGCCGCCAGCGGCAGGAGTACTTCCGGGCCCAGGCCAGCTCCGGCAACCGGTCCGGCTCCGGCAACCGGTCCGGCTCCCGCAACCAGTCCGGGGCATCGGCTCCCGTCAGCATCAACGCCTGA
- a CDS encoding ATP-binding protein: MSNWRIRDFHSSDLDGILHLWESLKADGVEPVYALSEVLASCEKDHAVVAVQGEQVVGAAVGRAAHDQGWIVFLATLTEFRGRGIGTSLLSAVENRMAPHGLNKLSALMPETETRVEAFLGRGFVVKKNLRYFERTIPVQRQELGALGLLGGRILARDLWENVAGMRREKELLERRLVLPLAEADLADEYGVVPPRAVVLFGPPGTGKTTFAKAIASRLEWPFVEVFPSRLAADPKGLAGALRETFLEIAELEHAVVFIDEVEEIASQRAGDPPSPLQGVTNELLKIIPAFREQPGRLLVCATNFIRALDTAFLRHGRFDYVIPIGLPDVHAREAMWQRFIPASVVDSVDIAQLVERTEGFSPADIEFAARSASQRALEKAVYDDDDAALGGSAGVASNGRKGPVTQDYLDAIGDTRTTVSPEVHQDFLEDIDVLGRV, from the coding sequence ATGAGCAACTGGCGCATCAGGGACTTCCACTCGTCCGATCTGGACGGCATCCTGCACCTTTGGGAGTCACTCAAGGCCGACGGTGTTGAGCCCGTGTACGCGTTGTCCGAGGTCCTGGCGTCCTGCGAGAAGGACCATGCCGTGGTGGCTGTGCAGGGCGAGCAGGTGGTGGGTGCCGCCGTCGGACGTGCCGCACACGATCAAGGCTGGATCGTTTTCCTGGCCACGCTCACTGAGTTCCGCGGCCGTGGGATCGGCACTTCGCTGCTGTCCGCCGTCGAGAACCGCATGGCCCCGCACGGCCTCAACAAGTTGTCCGCGCTGATGCCGGAAACCGAAACGCGCGTGGAAGCGTTCCTCGGCCGCGGCTTCGTGGTGAAGAAGAACCTGCGTTACTTCGAGCGGACCATCCCCGTTCAGCGGCAGGAGCTTGGCGCCTTGGGGCTGCTGGGTGGCCGCATCCTTGCCCGCGATCTGTGGGAGAACGTGGCCGGCATGCGTCGGGAGAAGGAACTGCTGGAGCGTCGCCTGGTCCTGCCCTTGGCCGAGGCCGATCTCGCCGACGAATACGGCGTGGTTCCCCCGCGCGCCGTAGTGCTGTTCGGCCCTCCCGGCACCGGCAAAACCACGTTCGCCAAAGCCATCGCCTCCCGCCTGGAATGGCCATTCGTGGAGGTCTTCCCCTCCCGCCTGGCCGCTGACCCCAAGGGCCTGGCGGGAGCACTGCGCGAGACCTTCCTGGAAATCGCCGAGCTGGAACACGCCGTGGTGTTCATCGACGAAGTGGAGGAGATCGCATCGCAGCGTGCCGGGGACCCGCCGTCGCCGCTGCAGGGCGTAACCAACGAACTCCTCAAGATCATTCCGGCGTTCCGCGAACAACCCGGCCGCTTGCTGGTGTGCGCCACCAACTTCATCCGTGCCCTGGACACTGCTTTCCTGCGCCACGGCCGGTTCGACTACGTCATTCCCATTGGCCTGCCCGATGTCCACGCCCGCGAAGCCATGTGGCAACGGTTCATCCCCGCCTCCGTGGTGGACTCGGTGGACATCGCCCAGCTGGTGGAAAGGACCGAGGGGTTCTCCCCCGCGGACATTGAGTTCGCTGCGCGCAGCGCCTCCCAGCGGGCCTTGGAAAAGGCCGTGTACGACGACGACGACGCTGCTTTGGGCGGTTCAGCGGGCGTTGCGTCCAACGGGCGGAAGGGGCCGGTCACCCAGGACTACCTCGACGCAATCGGGGATACACGGACCACTGTCAGCCCCGAGGTGCATCAGGATTTCCTGGAAGACATTGACGTGCTGGGGCGCGTGTAG
- a CDS encoding SDR family oxidoreductase: MTMTYAGTTALITGASSGLGAEFAGQFAARGSNLVLVARRADRMEDLARDLRSRHGVTVTVLPMDLGRPGVGRELFDELSGRGITVDTLINNAGFATHGPLAEENPDTIAAEISLNVAALVDITRAFLPGLLASGKGALLNVASTAAFQPIPGMAVYGATKAFVLSFTEAVAHETKNSGLNVLALCPGATRTEFFEVLGGETAAVGKMQTSEQVVATALKALDRKDTPGSVVSGWLNRVTAGVAQRLPRAVTVAIAARAVQDW, encoded by the coding sequence ATGACCATGACATACGCAGGGACCACTGCACTCATCACCGGCGCCAGCTCCGGCCTTGGCGCCGAGTTCGCTGGTCAATTCGCCGCCAGGGGTTCCAACCTTGTCCTGGTGGCCAGGCGTGCAGACCGTATGGAGGACCTGGCCCGGGATCTGCGCTCACGCCACGGTGTCACAGTGACGGTGTTGCCCATGGACCTCGGTCGTCCAGGGGTTGGCCGTGAGCTCTTTGACGAGTTGTCCGGCCGCGGAATCACCGTGGATACACTGATCAACAACGCCGGGTTCGCCACTCACGGTCCGTTGGCTGAGGAGAACCCGGACACCATAGCCGCAGAGATTTCCCTGAATGTGGCAGCCCTCGTGGACATCACCAGGGCCTTCCTTCCGGGTCTTCTCGCCTCCGGGAAGGGCGCACTGCTCAACGTTGCCAGCACGGCCGCTTTCCAACCCATTCCCGGCATGGCTGTTTACGGTGCCACCAAGGCCTTCGTCCTGAGCTTCACCGAAGCCGTGGCCCACGAAACCAAAAACTCCGGACTCAACGTTCTGGCCCTGTGCCCCGGTGCAACGCGCACCGAGTTCTTCGAAGTCCTCGGCGGCGAGACGGCAGCGGTTGGCAAGATGCAAACCTCTGAGCAAGTAGTGGCAACCGCCCTTAAGGCACTCGATCGCAAGGACACTCCCGGCAGCGTCGTTTCCGGTTGGCTCAACCGCGTCACCGCCGGAGTTGCCCAGCGTCTGCCGAGGGCCGTGACCGTAGCCATCGCCGCGCGCGCAGTTCAGGACTGGTAA
- a CDS encoding alpha-L-fucosidase encodes MIQHAPWFEEARLGMFVHWGIYALPARHEWVMNQEEITVEEYSKYFRRFDPDLYDPREWARAAKAAGMKYVVLTAKHHDGFCLWDSALTDYKATNTPAGRDLIAPYVEALRAEGLKVGFYFSLIDWHHPDFTIDGVHPQRNSADVESLNAGRDMASYREYLHGQVRELLSNYGTIDYLFFDFSYADTKIAEFWGGKGSDDWDSEKLLAMVRELQPGIVVNDRLGIPGDVATPEQYQPTEPMMLHGEPVIWEACQTLNGSWGYHRDNLNYKSVDLLIRMLVDGVSNGGNLLLNIGPTGRGSIDPRALASLEGIGEWMKLHSRAIYGAGPSTLTAPQDARYTQRGNRLYVHLFAWPFEYIHLPGLAGKVEYAQLLNDASEVFLKEVDPHQEAFNTIPGGQPAGTLTVKLPVQRPDVAVPVLELFLKEEAGA; translated from the coding sequence TTGATTCAGCACGCACCCTGGTTTGAAGAAGCACGCCTTGGCATGTTCGTGCACTGGGGCATCTACGCCCTTCCGGCACGCCACGAGTGGGTGATGAACCAGGAAGAGATCACAGTGGAGGAGTACTCCAAGTATTTCCGGCGCTTTGACCCGGACCTCTATGATCCCCGCGAATGGGCCCGCGCCGCAAAGGCTGCCGGAATGAAATACGTGGTCCTCACTGCCAAACACCACGACGGCTTCTGCCTCTGGGACTCGGCACTGACGGACTACAAAGCAACCAACACGCCCGCAGGCAGGGATCTGATTGCGCCGTACGTGGAGGCACTCCGGGCCGAGGGACTGAAAGTTGGCTTCTATTTCTCGCTGATCGACTGGCACCACCCGGACTTCACCATTGACGGGGTACATCCGCAACGCAACAGCGCCGACGTCGAAAGCCTGAACGCCGGGCGCGATATGGCAAGCTACCGCGAGTACCTGCACGGCCAGGTGCGGGAGCTTCTGAGCAACTACGGAACAATCGACTACCTGTTCTTCGACTTCTCCTACGCCGACACCAAAATCGCCGAATTCTGGGGCGGCAAGGGAAGCGATGACTGGGACTCCGAAAAACTCCTGGCGATGGTGCGGGAACTCCAGCCCGGGATTGTGGTCAACGACCGCCTGGGCATCCCCGGCGACGTAGCCACGCCCGAGCAGTACCAACCCACCGAACCCATGATGCTCCACGGTGAGCCGGTCATCTGGGAGGCGTGCCAAACTCTGAACGGGAGCTGGGGGTACCACCGGGACAACCTCAACTACAAGTCCGTGGACCTGCTCATCCGCATGCTGGTGGATGGGGTCTCCAACGGCGGGAACCTGCTGCTCAACATCGGCCCCACAGGACGCGGCAGCATCGATCCCCGCGCCCTGGCCTCCCTCGAGGGCATCGGCGAATGGATGAAACTGCACTCCCGCGCCATCTACGGAGCCGGCCCCTCAACACTCACAGCGCCACAGGATGCCCGGTACACCCAGCGTGGAAACAGGCTCTACGTGCACTTGTTCGCCTGGCCGTTCGAATACATCCACCTCCCCGGCCTGGCAGGGAAGGTGGAGTACGCACAACTCCTCAACGACGCATCCGAGGTATTCCTCAAAGAAGTAGACCCCCACCAGGAAGCCTTCAACACCATCCCTGGAGGACAGCCAGCCGGAACACTGACCGTGAAACTACCCGTTCAACGGCCGGACGTAGCGGTTCCCGTGCTGGAGCTGTTCCTCAAGGAGGAAGCCGGTGCCTGA
- a CDS encoding low temperature requirement protein A, whose translation MSSNPLRHALSRMGGRDPHEKHRTATPLELFFDLTFVIAFGVAGNQFAHAVAEAHFWPGLLAFSFAMFAVIWAWINFTWFASAYDTDDWVFRVVTMLQMVGVLILAMGVEPVFHSIIEGKHVDNFTMVLGYIVMRVALIFQWLRAARQDPERRETCLRYAKYVAIVQVGWVVVLLVDASVLNTFLMAAPLFVMEMAAPYFAERNIRTPWHAHHIAERYGLLAIIALGECLIGAIETLRAIVATHQWSMDAALVGLSGTGLAFAMWWIYFILPSGPALHVQRHRSWVFGYGHMPIFAAIAATGAGLHVAAYYIDHEAHIPAAAAVASIAIPIIVFKVSLSSLYGIMLGMDREHFWSTALVVLGLASSIALAAAGASVPACMLAMMLVLGLSIAYDERRGHKGRAAALRRLETAAG comes from the coding sequence ATGTCCTCGAATCCCCTTCGCCATGCCCTGTCGCGCATGGGCGGCCGCGATCCCCACGAAAAGCACCGCACAGCAACTCCGCTGGAGCTCTTCTTCGACCTGACCTTCGTCATCGCCTTCGGTGTGGCCGGCAACCAGTTCGCCCACGCCGTGGCAGAGGCGCATTTCTGGCCTGGACTCCTCGCGTTCTCCTTCGCCATGTTTGCGGTGATCTGGGCGTGGATCAACTTCACCTGGTTTGCCAGCGCCTACGACACCGACGACTGGGTGTTCCGCGTAGTCACCATGCTGCAGATGGTGGGCGTCCTCATCCTGGCCATGGGCGTCGAGCCGGTGTTCCACTCCATCATTGAAGGCAAGCACGTGGACAACTTCACCATGGTGCTGGGCTACATCGTCATGCGGGTGGCCCTGATCTTCCAATGGCTCCGCGCCGCCCGTCAAGATCCCGAACGCCGCGAAACCTGTTTGCGTTATGCCAAGTACGTGGCGATCGTCCAAGTGGGCTGGGTTGTTGTGCTGCTGGTGGACGCGAGCGTCCTGAACACCTTCCTCATGGCCGCTCCACTGTTCGTCATGGAAATGGCGGCACCCTACTTCGCCGAACGGAACATCCGTACCCCTTGGCATGCCCATCACATCGCGGAACGGTACGGGCTCCTGGCCATCATTGCCCTGGGTGAATGTTTGATTGGCGCCATTGAAACCCTGCGTGCCATTGTGGCCACCCATCAGTGGTCCATGGATGCAGCGCTGGTTGGATTGAGCGGCACCGGGTTGGCCTTTGCCATGTGGTGGATCTACTTCATCCTGCCCTCAGGCCCGGCTCTCCACGTTCAACGGCACCGTTCATGGGTGTTCGGCTACGGGCACATGCCCATCTTCGCCGCGATTGCCGCTACCGGCGCGGGATTGCACGTTGCTGCCTACTACATTGACCATGAAGCCCACATTCCCGCGGCCGCCGCCGTGGCTTCAATTGCCATCCCCATCATTGTGTTCAAGGTTTCGCTCAGCAGCCTGTACGGGATCATGCTCGGCATGGATCGGGAGCATTTCTGGAGCACCGCGCTGGTGGTCCTGGGCTTGGCGTCAAGCATTGCCCTGGCAGCAGCCGGCGCTTCCGTGCCCGCTTGCATGCTGGCCATGATGCTGGTTCTGGGCCTATCCATCGCTTACGACGAACGACGCGGGCACAAGGGCCGGGCTGCGGCACTCCGTCGCCTGGAAACCGCCGCGGGCTGA
- a CDS encoding L-rhamnose mutarotase has product MPESIALHTKLKPGTEEEYADAHANIPPELVAALKDAGVRNWRIWRSGLDLFHVVDVDDYQAMRHALADHPANVPWQARMAELLEVQDDYSGEDTGIHKVWELA; this is encoded by the coding sequence GTGCCTGAAAGCATCGCGCTCCACACCAAACTCAAACCGGGGACGGAGGAAGAGTACGCTGACGCCCACGCCAACATTCCCCCGGAACTGGTGGCAGCGCTCAAAGACGCCGGTGTGCGCAACTGGCGGATCTGGCGGAGCGGGCTCGATCTCTTCCATGTAGTGGACGTAGATGACTACCAGGCAATGCGGCATGCGCTCGCCGATCATCCGGCCAATGTGCCGTGGCAAGCGCGAATGGCTGAACTTTTGGAGGTCCAGGACGATTACTCAGGGGAGGATACGGGTATCCACAAAGTATGGGAGCTGGCATGA
- a CDS encoding TetR/AcrR family transcriptional regulator, whose product MTDQPYHHGKLREALLERAMETIEEAGVEGLSLRQLARDVNVSHGAPAKHFRDKQALIDAVALAGFESMNRRIRDAAQSGADLRGRFVGVARAYVHFAVEHPALLTVMYSTKHHPDSSEELRNTGVQGIHVAQAMIAEAQEADALAPGNPETLAMVCFVSLHGTALLAAGGHLDGNSVEDVVTATTDTLWAGMAAGVPAAQPQLH is encoded by the coding sequence ATGACTGATCAGCCCTACCACCATGGCAAACTCCGGGAAGCACTTCTGGAACGAGCCATGGAAACAATCGAGGAAGCCGGCGTGGAGGGCCTCTCCCTCAGGCAGTTGGCCCGGGATGTGAACGTCAGCCACGGCGCACCGGCCAAGCATTTCCGCGACAAGCAGGCCCTGATTGACGCCGTGGCACTGGCCGGCTTTGAGTCAATGAACCGGCGTATCCGGGATGCGGCCCAGTCCGGCGCAGACCTGCGTGGGCGGTTCGTCGGCGTCGCCCGGGCATACGTCCACTTCGCCGTTGAGCACCCGGCCTTGCTGACGGTGATGTACTCCACCAAACACCACCCTGATTCCAGCGAAGAACTGCGAAACACCGGGGTGCAGGGCATACACGTTGCCCAGGCCATGATCGCCGAGGCCCAGGAGGCAGACGCCCTGGCGCCCGGCAACCCCGAAACGCTGGCGATGGTGTGCTTCGTCAGCCTCCACGGCACCGCCCTTCTGGCAGCCGGCGGGCACCTGGACGGAAATTCCGTAGAGGACGTAGTCACCGCTACGACAGATACCTTGTGGGCAGGAATGGCCGCTGGAGTCCCGGCAGCACAGCCCCAGCTCCACTAA